The Gillisia sp. Hel_I_86 genome has a segment encoding these proteins:
- a CDS encoding T9SS type A sorting domain-containing protein, giving the protein MSLSKNSTIYNMDVYDFSGNKVIDDHNLTEDEKDKIISELPKGYYIIKTQEEKTVKIRKN; this is encoded by the coding sequence ATGAGCTTATCCAAAAACTCTACCATTTATAATATGGACGTTTATGACTTTTCTGGGAATAAAGTTATTGATGATCATAACTTAACAGAAGATGAGAAGGACAAAATAATTTCTGAATTACCAAAAGGATATTACATCATTAAAACCCAAGAAGAAAAAACGGTTAAAATTAGAAAAAATTAA
- a CDS encoding IS1595 family transposase, translating to MEKSKGQGMLEYFDKFKTDLDCLEYSANPKWKDGFLCVKCEHTKFTIRKANLARDCNRCHHIESPTANTLFHKVEIGVRKAFMIVFEMSATTKSMSSRQMAKRVNVSRSTTWLFMHKVRSAMKSSECYPITATVIVDEFVFGGKEDLKPGRSTNTKKKKVVAAVEIDKKGGVKRAHFKSIKDYSSTSLEKIFDAHISTTAKVETDQWTGHEPLMGLYDITQTKSNKGATFFEMNTITHHVKSWLRSTFSWMHEGHIEKYLDEYSYRLNRSNSKETIFDNLINRRIESKPLTYEQISISS from the coding sequence ATGGAAAAATCCAAGGGCCAAGGGATGCTGGAATATTTTGATAAATTTAAAACCGATTTGGATTGTTTGGAATATTCAGCAAATCCTAAATGGAAGGATGGCTTCCTTTGTGTAAAATGTGAACATACAAAATTCACGATCCGTAAAGCTAATTTAGCCAGGGATTGCAATAGATGCCACCATATTGAAAGCCCAACTGCCAATACCTTGTTTCACAAAGTTGAAATTGGTGTAAGAAAAGCATTTATGATCGTCTTTGAAATGAGTGCCACAACAAAAAGCATGTCTTCACGCCAAATGGCAAAACGAGTAAATGTTAGCAGGAGCACAACTTGGTTGTTTATGCATAAAGTTCGGAGTGCTATGAAAAGCAGTGAATGCTACCCAATTACAGCCACTGTTATCGTTGATGAATTTGTGTTTGGGGGAAAAGAAGATTTAAAACCCGGAAGAAGTACAAATACCAAGAAAAAAAAAGTAGTGGCAGCTGTTGAAATCGACAAAAAAGGTGGTGTTAAAAGAGCCCATTTCAAAAGTATCAAAGATTATTCATCTACATCATTAGAAAAAATATTCGATGCCCATATTTCAACAACAGCAAAGGTGGAAACAGACCAATGGACAGGGCATGAACCATTAATGGGCTTGTATGACATAACTCAAACAAAGAGTAATAAAGGTGCTACATTTTTTGAAATGAACACGATAACCCATCACGTGAAATCTTGGTTAAGGAGCACTTTTTCATGGATGCATGAGGGGCATATTGAAAAGTATTTAGATGAGTACAGTTACCGACTTAACAGATCGAACAGCAAGGAAACAATATTTGATAATCTAATTAACAGGAGGATTGAATCCAAACCACTGACTTATGAACAAATTTCAATAAGTAGTTAA
- a CDS encoding TonB-dependent receptor gives MKTKFTLVLILSLLFNFTYAQKGKISGTINDTEVNDVLPFANVFIKGTSIGTTTDFEGDYTLAADKGTYTIVFSFVGYETLEVSQVIVKPGETTSLNVNMKSSAGALDEVIITTTTARDTEASVLSLQRNSVNLMDGLSSQSFSKIGASDVSAAVKTVPGVSVQDGGHVYVRGLGDRYTKSILNGVDIPGLDPDRNSIQLDIFPTNILDNVLVIKSSTADLPADFTGGMVNIITKDFPARAEYSVSIGGTYNPGMHLKSNYLQYNGGNTDFLGYDDGTRDLPVRRRQVFPRPFDNDEALTRLTQRFNPVLSASTATSPIDFSGGFTAGNQFDVGKNNKLGFFASASYKNTTEFYENYESNSYLKPRETNELELRPARTLRGDYGKNKVLLSGMAGLAFKTQKSKYQLNILHIQNGESTAGYFNENIFVADAIEVFRDNLEYTQRSITNAILSGKHSNKDASWTTEWKLSPSLAQVNDKDVRITAFEFDNNSGSYSIRPSSSESPTRIWRDLEEINLVSKLDLSKRHDLFKRNATLKFGGGYTYKQRDFSIDQYQILIQGSVSQNYNGDANQILTPGNIWTPQSGTGSYLNGFYEPANTFDAYNTNAAAYISEEFNISDKIKTILGVRFEKFDLFYTGQNNLGDLKLDNEHLIDKADIFPSANIIYSTTDNANLRLSYARTTARPSFKEASIAQIYDPLTNRTFIGNLNIRPTYIDNLDIRYEIFGKSTELLAISGFYKSFTDPIELSIYSDFSADNFQPRNVNDAIVYGIELEVRKNLDFISPAFEKFAVNLNISLIDSEVKMDRSPNGEFESKQRNLRVGEKFDGSRELQGQSPYLINSGINYNNNENGWQAGIFYNVQGKTLELVGLGTVPDVYTMPFHSLNLNVNKTFGETGNSVISLKVSNILDEVIESRFQSFNAEDQIFSKRSPGQPISLSYSYKF, from the coding sequence ATGAAAACTAAATTCACACTAGTTTTAATTTTAAGTTTATTGTTTAATTTCACTTATGCACAAAAAGGAAAAATATCCGGGACCATTAACGATACAGAAGTAAATGATGTGCTGCCCTTTGCAAATGTTTTTATCAAAGGCACCTCTATAGGTACAACCACAGATTTTGAAGGAGATTATACCCTGGCAGCAGATAAAGGCACCTACACCATAGTGTTTTCCTTTGTAGGTTATGAAACCCTTGAAGTTTCACAGGTTATTGTAAAACCCGGGGAAACTACCAGCCTGAATGTCAACATGAAATCATCGGCCGGCGCTTTGGATGAGGTGATAATTACTACCACTACCGCAAGGGATACAGAAGCTTCTGTGCTTAGCCTTCAAAGAAATTCGGTCAATTTAATGGATGGATTGTCCTCTCAAAGTTTCAGCAAAATAGGAGCCAGTGATGTTTCAGCTGCGGTTAAAACTGTTCCTGGGGTATCTGTACAAGATGGAGGACACGTGTATGTAAGAGGTCTGGGAGACAGATATACCAAATCTATTTTGAACGGAGTAGATATTCCCGGATTGGATCCGGATAGGAACAGTATTCAATTGGATATATTTCCTACAAATATTCTGGATAATGTATTAGTTATTAAATCCTCAACCGCCGATCTTCCGGCCGATTTTACCGGGGGAATGGTGAATATAATTACCAAAGATTTTCCTGCCAGGGCAGAATATAGTGTTTCAATAGGAGGAACTTATAATCCCGGAATGCACCTTAAATCAAATTATTTGCAATATAATGGTGGAAATACCGATTTTCTTGGCTATGATGATGGCACCCGCGATTTGCCGGTTAGGAGGCGACAGGTTTTTCCAAGACCATTTGATAATGATGAAGCATTGACTAGGCTTACCCAGCGATTCAATCCAGTTTTAAGTGCTTCTACCGCTACCAGTCCAATAGATTTTAGCGGCGGTTTTACAGCAGGGAATCAATTTGATGTGGGAAAAAACAACAAACTCGGATTTTTTGCTTCTGCATCCTATAAAAATACTACGGAATTTTATGAAAATTATGAGAGCAATTCCTATTTAAAACCTCGGGAGACAAATGAATTGGAACTTAGACCTGCGCGAACCCTGAGGGGCGATTATGGGAAAAATAAGGTTTTATTAAGCGGAATGGCCGGATTAGCCTTTAAAACCCAAAAATCAAAATACCAGTTAAATATACTGCACATTCAAAATGGAGAATCCACTGCAGGATATTTCAATGAAAATATCTTCGTTGCAGATGCTATTGAGGTTTTTCGGGATAACCTTGAATATACACAACGCTCCATTACCAATGCTATATTATCAGGGAAACATTCCAATAAAGATGCAAGCTGGACTACAGAATGGAAACTTTCTCCATCACTTGCACAGGTAAACGATAAAGATGTGCGGATTACTGCTTTTGAATTTGACAATAATTCCGGAAGTTATAGTATTCGTCCAAGTTCTTCTGAAAGTCCAACAAGAATTTGGAGGGATCTGGAAGAGATCAATTTGGTGAGCAAACTTGATCTTTCAAAAAGACACGATCTTTTTAAAAGAAATGCAACCCTAAAATTTGGCGGAGGTTACACATACAAGCAACGGGATTTCAGTATAGATCAATACCAAATTTTAATTCAAGGTTCGGTTAGCCAAAATTACAATGGTGATGCCAACCAGATTTTAACTCCCGGAAATATCTGGACACCACAATCCGGAACTGGATCTTATCTAAATGGTTTCTACGAACCTGCCAATACCTTTGATGCATATAATACTAATGCAGCTGCATATATTTCTGAAGAATTCAATATTTCAGATAAAATAAAAACCATTTTAGGAGTGCGATTTGAAAAATTCGATTTGTTCTATACAGGCCAGAATAATCTTGGCGATTTAAAACTGGATAACGAACACCTAATAGATAAAGCCGATATTTTTCCTTCGGCCAATATTATTTACAGCACTACAGATAATGCAAATCTTCGTTTGTCTTACGCCAGAACTACAGCAAGGCCTTCCTTTAAAGAAGCCTCTATCGCTCAAATTTACGACCCCTTAACCAACAGGACGTTTATTGGGAATCTCAATATTCGTCCAACTTATATTGACAATCTGGATATCCGTTATGAAATTTTCGGGAAATCAACAGAGTTATTAGCCATAAGCGGATTTTATAAATCCTTTACCGATCCAATCGAGTTGTCTATTTACAGTGATTTTTCTGCAGATAATTTTCAGCCCAGAAATGTAAATGATGCTATAGTATATGGAATAGAACTTGAAGTGAGAAAGAACCTGGATTTTATTTCCCCGGCCTTTGAAAAATTTGCTGTCAATTTAAATATATCCCTAATAGATTCCGAAGTTAAAATGGACAGGAGCCCAAACGGGGAATTTGAATCGAAGCAGCGCAATTTAAGAGTGGGTGAGAAATTTGATGGCAGCAGGGAACTTCAGGGCCAATCTCCTTACCTTATCAATTCAGGAATTAATTATAACAATAATGAGAACGGTTGGCAAGCAGGCATTTTCTATAACGTTCAGGGAAAAACCCTGGAATTGGTAGGTTTAGGTACCGTTCCGGATGTTTACACCATGCCTTTTCACAGTTTAAATTTAAATGTGAATAAAACATTTGGAGAAACCGGAAATTCTGTCATCTCATTAAAAGTTTCCAATATTTTGGATGAGGTCATAGAAAGCAGGTTCCAGTCCTTTAATGCTGAAGATCAAATCTTCTCAAAAAGAAGTCCGGGACAGCCAATATCTTTAAGTTATTCTTATAAATTCTAA